A stretch of Desulfitobacterium dichloroeliminans LMG P-21439 DNA encodes these proteins:
- the yqfD gene encoding sporulation protein YqfD, which yields MIAKLRAFLQGRVFFVARGKELARFMNESIRQGIVFYRTQRSERGLRAQIRIQDFARLKGPARLTHTRVHIIAKYGWPFIAARWWRRKFLLGGILLIGITLAILSQMILSISVSGNTTISSVEIFDSAEKHGLRTWTWQDSVDLSKVSKTLVEEFPDAAWIGIRRYGTRVEIKVVQKIRPQVPGEAGNLVASKAGLVQQVMVIQGTPLIHEGEIVKPGQVLIQAPATVENLSATPRTDRQLQQKDFIPETVPAAKGFVRGRVWYSAEATVPYQEELIEESGKVAKGWGIKFGTRVIMVTIPESPYPLVNEEVQYHGVDLWRNWRLPVEIVSIHYKELAKLQVERTEVEARQAAEERARTEVHKAITPGAHVLEEKVRVLESNDGERVRIEVEAYEDLAVYPHSG from the coding sequence ATGATCGCAAAGCTTAGAGCGTTCCTGCAAGGAAGAGTGTTTTTTGTGGCCCGAGGCAAGGAGCTTGCCCGTTTCATGAACGAAAGTATACGCCAAGGCATCGTTTTTTATAGAACCCAGCGCTCAGAAAGGGGCTTAAGAGCCCAAATCAGAATCCAGGATTTTGCTCGGCTGAAGGGACCGGCGCGTCTGACGCATACTCGAGTGCATATCATAGCAAAATACGGATGGCCCTTCATCGCGGCGCGGTGGTGGCGGAGAAAGTTCCTCTTAGGCGGAATTTTGTTAATCGGCATAACTTTAGCCATTCTATCGCAGATGATTCTTTCGATATCCGTTTCCGGTAATACGACCATCTCCAGCGTAGAAATTTTTGATAGTGCGGAGAAACATGGTTTAAGGACTTGGACTTGGCAGGATTCTGTAGACTTGAGTAAGGTCTCTAAAACTCTTGTTGAAGAATTTCCAGATGCGGCTTGGATTGGGATTAGGCGTTATGGGACCCGCGTGGAAATTAAAGTGGTGCAAAAGATTCGTCCTCAGGTCCCTGGGGAAGCGGGTAATCTAGTGGCTAGTAAGGCGGGGTTAGTTCAGCAAGTCATGGTGATTCAAGGGACCCCTCTAATTCATGAAGGGGAAATTGTCAAACCGGGGCAAGTGCTCATTCAGGCTCCGGCAACAGTCGAAAATCTCAGTGCCACCCCCCGGACGGATCGTCAACTTCAACAAAAGGATTTTATTCCAGAAACCGTTCCGGCGGCTAAGGGTTTTGTGCGTGGGAGGGTTTGGTACAGCGCGGAGGCTACTGTTCCCTATCAAGAGGAACTGATTGAGGAGAGTGGAAAAGTTGCTAAGGGCTGGGGTATAAAATTTGGCACACGAGTCATAATGGTAACAATACCGGAATCTCCTTATCCGCTAGTTAATGAGGAAGTTCAATATCATGGGGTTGACCTATGGAGGAATTGGCGTCTTCCTGTCGAAATAGTATCTATTCACTATAAAGAGTTAGCAAAGCTTCAGGTTGAACGAACTGAAGTTGAAGCTCGTCAAGCGGCGGAGGAACGAGCGCGAACTGAGGTACATAAGGCCATTACCCCCGGAGCCCATGTTCTGGAGGAGAAGGTTCGTGTTCTGGAAAGCAACGATGGTGAGCGCGTACGTATTGAAGTGGAAGCGTACGAGGATTTAGCAGTATATCCACACAGTGGATAA
- a CDS encoding respiratory chain complex I subunit 1 family protein, with amino-acid sequence MSMVWQLDWKIIVFSCFHLLLFLLAAPLLQGWIKKVKAFWQMRKGPSLLQPYRDLRKYMGKEEVISEHSSWILLITPSIALGSTLLASLVIPGPWGSAPIQGMGSLFWLVASFALARFFLALAGLDAGGTFGGMGSSREVFVAALVEPAFILSLVVLALITGTTSLTGMIAELQSISIFETPRILALLALVLISIAEMGRIPVDNPDTHLELTMIHEGMLLDYSGRSLGFLHWAEQLKQLILLQLLALLIVPVNMNLLYTQGGGIQFGTLMTQSVLQLGMVTLLGALFATIESIHVKVRLFRIPNFLAVGLAAAILALLTLWITKGGI; translated from the coding sequence ATGTCTATGGTTTGGCAACTGGATTGGAAGATAATCGTCTTTTCCTGCTTTCATTTATTACTCTTTTTACTAGCCGCGCCATTACTTCAAGGGTGGATAAAAAAGGTAAAGGCTTTTTGGCAGATGCGTAAAGGGCCTTCCCTTTTACAACCTTATCGTGATCTGCGTAAGTATATGGGTAAGGAAGAGGTTATTTCTGAGCATTCCTCATGGATCTTATTGATTACCCCTTCTATTGCTTTGGGTAGCACACTACTGGCTAGTCTGGTCATTCCCGGTCCCTGGGGAAGTGCACCAATTCAGGGGATGGGGTCTTTGTTCTGGCTGGTAGCCAGCTTTGCACTGGCTCGGTTTTTCCTTGCGCTCGCGGGTTTGGACGCAGGGGGGACTTTCGGAGGCATGGGTAGTAGCAGGGAAGTGTTTGTAGCGGCTCTCGTTGAGCCGGCCTTCATTTTAAGTTTGGTTGTACTGGCCCTGATAACGGGGACCACCTCTCTTACAGGAATGATAGCTGAACTCCAAAGCATATCCATATTCGAGACGCCACGGATACTGGCCTTGCTTGCTCTTGTGCTGATTTCTATTGCTGAGATGGGAAGGATCCCGGTGGATAACCCCGATACTCATCTGGAGTTGACCATGATTCATGAAGGAATGCTTCTCGATTATTCGGGACGTTCGTTGGGCTTTTTGCATTGGGCGGAACAACTCAAGCAGCTGATTCTCCTTCAACTTCTCGCCTTATTGATTGTGCCCGTGAATATGAATCTACTTTATACCCAAGGTGGCGGAATTCAGTTCGGGACTCTCATGACTCAAAGTGTCTTGCAGTTAGGAATGGTGACTCTACTGGGAGCTCTTTTTGCCACGATCGAAAGTATCCATGTCAAGGTGCGCCTATTCCGGATTCCTAATTTTTTGGCGGTTGGTTTAGCTGCGGCCATCTTGGCTCTATTGACACTTTGGATTACGAAAGGAGGGATCTAG
- a CDS encoding NADH-quinone oxidoreductase subunit B family protein has protein sequence MWNLLRRSLKRGRLSEKRLDQDAAHLHSFRQSWHIRHLDCGSCNGCDWEMSALLNPIYDLQRFGFDFVASPRHADLLMCTGPMSTQLNQAAKATNEATPQPKWVIAVGDCAINGGVFKEGYAAGSGVGQALTVDIAIPGCPPSPDDILRALLQLNRKDMAPSV, from the coding sequence ATGTGGAATCTACTAAGGCGAAGTTTGAAACGAGGACGATTAAGTGAAAAACGGTTAGATCAAGATGCAGCTCATCTTCATTCCTTTCGGCAATCCTGGCATATTAGGCATCTGGATTGCGGTTCCTGCAACGGCTGTGATTGGGAAATGTCCGCCCTACTGAATCCTATCTATGATCTACAGCGGTTTGGCTTTGACTTTGTCGCCTCGCCCCGGCATGCAGATCTGCTTATGTGTACGGGTCCCATGTCCACCCAGTTGAACCAAGCAGCAAAAGCAACCAATGAAGCCACACCCCAGCCGAAATGGGTCATCGCTGTGGGCGATTGCGCCATCAATGGGGGTGTGTTTAAAGAAGGATATGCAGCAGGTAGCGGTGTAGGTCAAGCTCTAACAGTGGATATTGCAATACCAGGATGTCCGCCCTCTCCGGACGACATCCTCCGTGCTTTGCTTCAGCTCAACCGTAAGGACATGGCCCCATCGGTTTAA
- a CDS encoding PhoH family protein has translation MTKESKLYLQNATEAMNLLGPEDAHLKLLEEHLGARLVVRGEEMSITGSAAEVERMETVVKELLDMVRQGHHLTAAGVSYVISQVEEGHGLGMANALAKVIATTHRGRPIKAKTLGQAKYLEDLEKNSIVFGIGPAGTGKTYLAVVMAVLALRAKEVNRIVLTRPAVEAGEKLGFLPGDLQEKIDPYLRPLYDALYDLLGPETTQRYVEKGTIEIAPLAYMRGRTLDDSFMILDEAQNTTPEQMKMFLTRIGYGSHAVVTGDVTQVDLPRGHYSGLKEVQNILKGIPDIAFHYFTAADVVRNPLVQKIIQAYEKAEEKLGTGQ, from the coding sequence TTGACGAAAGAATCAAAGCTGTATTTGCAAAATGCGACTGAAGCAATGAATTTACTTGGGCCCGAAGATGCTCATTTAAAATTATTGGAGGAACATCTCGGAGCACGTCTAGTGGTCCGGGGTGAAGAGATGAGCATCACCGGAAGTGCTGCAGAAGTTGAACGTATGGAAACCGTAGTGAAGGAATTGCTTGATATGGTCCGTCAAGGGCATCATCTGACGGCTGCTGGTGTTAGCTATGTCATATCCCAAGTGGAAGAAGGTCATGGTTTGGGAATGGCTAATGCCCTTGCGAAGGTGATTGCGACAACCCATCGAGGACGTCCGATTAAAGCTAAGACCTTGGGCCAGGCGAAATATCTTGAAGACTTAGAGAAGAATTCTATTGTCTTTGGGATTGGGCCGGCAGGCACAGGGAAGACCTATCTAGCGGTTGTGATGGCTGTTTTAGCTTTGCGAGCTAAAGAAGTCAACCGTATCGTCTTAACTCGTCCTGCGGTTGAAGCGGGTGAAAAGCTGGGTTTCCTGCCGGGAGATTTGCAAGAGAAAATCGATCCTTATTTGCGACCCCTCTACGATGCGCTTTATGATCTGCTCGGTCCGGAAACGACTCAACGCTATGTTGAAAAGGGAACCATTGAGATTGCCCCGTTGGCCTATATGCGCGGACGGACCCTCGATGACTCCTTCATGATTCTCGATGAGGCGCAGAATACAACTCCTGAGCAAATGAAAATGTTCCTGACCCGCATAGGGTATGGTTCCCATGCGGTGGTCACAGGAGATGTGACCCAAGTGGATTTACCCCGTGGTCATTACTCAGGCCTAAAGGAAGTTCAAAATATCCTTAAAGGTATACCGGATATAGCCTTCCACTATTTTACTGCTGCTGATGTAGTGCGCAATCCTCTCGTTCAAAAGATTATTCAAGCATACGAAAAGGCTGAAGAGAAATTGGGAACGGGTCAGTGA
- a CDS encoding hydrogenase 4 subunit F produces MFIVVAFLAALCMLISSRNQVLRTINSLAVLALLGLAGDMIWRVYTQGPQSIWGGFFTWDALSALLLTVIAVIAAYVVLYSFSYMEHEVEADKVPQSRLPWYYFWIWMFIGTMLWVVSTPNLGLLWVGIEGTTLATALLVGFYREKPAVEAAWKYIVLCTVGISFALLGTMILYAASGRVNGYSLAALDWRLLVNLANQLDPALVKLGFVFAFIGYGAKVGFVPMHPWLPDAHSQAPSPVSALLSGVLLNCALYAILRWHILVRQTSLGPDFSGNLLIIFGLLSLGAMVAFILLQKDIKRLLAYSSVEHMGIIALGFGIGTPLAVWGACFHLILHALTKANLFVAVGRVVQMMGTRQIPKMRGILSLWPYTGGMLLMGLLAITGTPPFGTFRSEINIMAGLFQAGHPFLGFLTALFLSVIFAGFLYHFLGMLFGKPNERHLEERGEGSAMLWLALPLALVLILGVVVPEPLNQALNQVVELILGGGGEYGEIIKLTSVF; encoded by the coding sequence ATGTTTATAGTCGTGGCTTTTCTCGCAGCTCTCTGTATGCTCATCTCTTCCCGGAATCAAGTTTTAAGGACCATCAATAGCCTAGCGGTTTTGGCTTTATTGGGTTTGGCCGGAGATATGATCTGGCGAGTGTATACTCAAGGACCGCAAAGCATCTGGGGAGGATTCTTTACTTGGGATGCTCTAAGCGCCTTGCTTCTCACTGTCATTGCGGTAATCGCTGCTTACGTGGTTTTATACTCCTTTTCCTATATGGAACACGAGGTGGAAGCAGATAAAGTCCCGCAAAGCCGGTTGCCTTGGTACTATTTTTGGATCTGGATGTTTATTGGTACCATGCTTTGGGTGGTGAGCACCCCGAATCTTGGCTTGCTTTGGGTCGGAATCGAAGGTACCACCTTAGCTACTGCCCTTTTGGTGGGTTTTTATCGAGAGAAACCGGCTGTTGAAGCCGCCTGGAAATATATCGTCCTGTGCACGGTAGGAATTAGTTTCGCTTTGTTAGGAACCATGATTCTTTATGCTGCCTCAGGCAGGGTTAATGGATACAGCTTAGCAGCCTTGGATTGGCGACTACTTGTGAACCTGGCCAACCAATTGGATCCAGCTTTGGTAAAGCTGGGCTTTGTCTTTGCCTTTATCGGCTATGGGGCCAAAGTGGGCTTTGTTCCTATGCATCCTTGGTTACCGGATGCCCATAGTCAAGCTCCTTCCCCCGTCAGCGCCTTATTATCTGGGGTGCTTTTAAACTGTGCCTTATATGCTATCCTGCGTTGGCATATTCTCGTTCGCCAAACCAGTCTTGGCCCGGATTTTTCAGGAAACCTTCTTATTATTTTTGGTCTTCTTTCTTTAGGCGCTATGGTGGCCTTTATTCTTTTGCAGAAGGATATTAAGCGACTCTTAGCTTATTCCAGCGTTGAGCATATGGGGATTATCGCTTTAGGTTTTGGGATAGGGACACCTCTTGCGGTTTGGGGGGCTTGTTTTCACCTGATTCTGCATGCCTTGACTAAAGCCAATCTTTTTGTCGCTGTGGGGCGTGTGGTACAGATGATGGGTACCCGGCAGATCCCCAAGATGAGAGGTATCCTGAGTTTATGGCCTTATACAGGAGGGATGCTACTCATGGGCTTACTTGCCATTACGGGTACCCCGCCTTTTGGAACCTTTCGCTCAGAGATTAATATTATGGCTGGCCTTTTCCAGGCGGGCCATCCTTTCTTGGGATTTTTAACTGCTTTGTTCTTGTCCGTGATCTTTGCCGGCTTTCTATATCACTTTTTGGGGATGCTTTTCGGCAAGCCTAATGAACGCCACCTTGAAGAAAGGGGAGAGGGATCGGCTATGCTTTGGCTAGCCCTACCTCTAGCGCTTGTTCTCATTTTGGGTGTGGTTGTGCCAGAACCCCTTAATCAGGCCTTGAATCAGGTTGTTGAATTGATTCTGGGAGGAGGTGGAGAGTATGGAGAAATTATTAAACTTACAAGTGTATTTTGA
- a CDS encoding HD family phosphohydrolase, with amino-acid sequence MKIRGLDFLKHFSNINTTWRQIAALVVCFLLFIGILSSGLFISKLNLELGDPSPQLVTAPYEKNIEDLDGYYEDQEAAAKAVEPVFKPDESHLTSIARDLSTAFMALEEGITGNEDQASRLNTIRKIVPFDALSQDVLLRLMSTSADLLDEKEQRATEIINGNARNDESGARSKEETSALRQQMKRDIDNAPFPDEYKLFLSEFVDAKITQPTLIEDSETTESLRQNARASVRLDVHRYKAQQKIVGPGEIVDEEIMQVLAAYGLVENRSPWRSVAGIALIVIASMGTLLFYAYQYRRQVDRLAKKLVLIALMMLLVLAMGKGVIALNLGEAEYSALAGILIPVAWATMTIAILVDVEIAYFSAAILSVFVGLLADPSISTTTGWQISLVALFGGLVGVHSVSLLSQRVDLARAGIYIAAVNVITVSGIAMVSGMRIATWLISVGLGLVNGVFASVLAVGTLHWFESGFGITSAIRLLELSNPNRPLLKRLLMEAPGTYHHSILVGNLAEAAAEEVQANAILVRVGALYHDIGKLKRPYFFIENQFAQDNPHDKIAPTLSALIITSHLKDGLEMAKEEKLPQVIQDIIAQHHGDSVVSFFYHKALEDNASIPEEAFHYEGPKPQTKEAALVLLADSVEAAVRAMKQPTPGRIEGLVRKIIKDKLNDDQLSQCNLTFQDLDKIATSFVRILSGIFHSRVEYPELQPKQELESAMLLGEGEDTDEIDLERTGSDKADSETVDSETAHSEQTETPVTDNTIAQDSFDQDESGAKNHS; translated from the coding sequence TTGAAAATTCGCGGTTTAGATTTCCTAAAACATTTTTCTAATATCAACACCACTTGGCGACAAATTGCTGCACTAGTGGTGTGTTTTCTGCTGTTCATAGGTATACTCTCTTCGGGACTTTTTATCTCTAAGCTGAACCTTGAGCTTGGAGACCCTAGTCCCCAGCTTGTGACAGCACCCTATGAAAAAAACATCGAGGATTTAGATGGATATTATGAGGATCAAGAGGCGGCGGCCAAAGCCGTGGAGCCTGTCTTTAAACCAGATGAAAGCCACCTTACAAGCATTGCTCGTGACTTGAGTACAGCTTTTATGGCTTTAGAGGAAGGGATCACGGGCAATGAGGATCAAGCTAGTCGCTTAAATACTATTCGCAAAATTGTTCCTTTTGATGCTTTGTCTCAGGATGTACTCTTGAGGCTTATGAGTACTTCTGCTGATCTTTTGGACGAAAAAGAACAGAGGGCGACAGAGATTATCAATGGTAATGCTCGCAATGATGAGTCGGGTGCCCGTAGCAAGGAGGAAACTTCAGCCCTTCGTCAGCAAATGAAGCGGGATATCGATAATGCTCCTTTTCCTGATGAGTACAAGCTTTTCCTTAGTGAATTTGTCGATGCGAAAATCACACAACCCACTTTGATTGAGGACAGTGAAACTACGGAAAGCTTAAGGCAGAATGCTCGAGCATCGGTCCGCCTGGATGTGCACCGCTATAAAGCTCAACAGAAGATTGTTGGACCGGGAGAGATTGTGGATGAGGAAATCATGCAAGTTCTCGCGGCCTACGGCTTAGTGGAAAACCGTTCGCCTTGGCGGTCGGTTGCCGGAATCGCGCTGATTGTGATTGCTAGTATGGGAACTCTGCTTTTCTATGCCTATCAATATCGAAGACAGGTTGATCGTTTAGCCAAAAAGTTAGTGCTGATTGCTTTGATGATGCTCTTGGTACTCGCCATGGGCAAGGGTGTCATCGCCTTGAATTTGGGGGAGGCCGAATATAGTGCTTTGGCCGGTATCTTAATTCCTGTGGCCTGGGCTACTATGACCATTGCCATTCTGGTGGATGTGGAAATTGCCTATTTTTCTGCTGCTATTTTGTCTGTGTTTGTAGGCTTATTGGCGGATCCGTCTATTTCAACGACCACAGGCTGGCAGATTTCTCTCGTTGCATTATTCGGAGGTTTAGTGGGAGTACACAGTGTATCCTTATTAAGCCAGAGAGTAGATCTAGCACGTGCGGGAATTTATATTGCGGCGGTCAACGTCATAACAGTCAGTGGTATTGCCATGGTTTCGGGAATGCGCATTGCTACTTGGCTAATCAGCGTAGGTCTTGGTCTTGTGAATGGGGTTTTCGCCTCAGTCCTTGCGGTTGGAACACTACATTGGTTTGAGTCAGGCTTCGGTATCACATCAGCCATTCGGCTATTAGAGCTTTCCAATCCGAACCGACCTTTGTTGAAGAGGCTGTTAATGGAGGCTCCGGGGACCTATCATCACAGCATATTGGTGGGTAATCTTGCTGAGGCTGCGGCGGAAGAGGTTCAAGCCAATGCTATCTTGGTTCGGGTGGGAGCCTTGTACCATGATATCGGTAAATTGAAACGACCCTATTTCTTTATTGAGAATCAATTTGCTCAAGATAACCCGCATGATAAGATTGCCCCGACTCTTAGTGCCTTGATTATCACTTCCCATCTTAAGGATGGTCTGGAGATGGCCAAGGAAGAAAAGCTACCCCAAGTTATTCAGGACATAATTGCCCAACATCATGGCGATAGTGTTGTGAGTTTTTTTTACCATAAAGCTTTGGAGGACAATGCGAGCATTCCTGAAGAAGCCTTTCATTATGAAGGTCCAAAGCCTCAGACGAAGGAGGCGGCCCTGGTACTTTTGGCGGATAGTGTAGAAGCAGCGGTTCGTGCTATGAAGCAACCTACGCCTGGACGTATTGAAGGTTTGGTCCGCAAGATTATTAAGGACAAGCTTAATGATGATCAGCTCAGCCAGTGTAATTTGACCTTTCAGGATTTGGATAAGATTGCTACATCCTTCGTTCGCATTCTGAGTGGTATTTTCCATTCCCGAGTAGAGTATCCTGAACTGCAGCCGAAACAAGAACTGGAATCAGCTATGCTGCTTGGGGAAGGGGAAGATACTGATGAGATTGATTTAGAGAGAACTGGTTCGGACAAAGCTGATTCTGAGACAGTCGACTCAGAGACAGCTCACTCAGAACAGACCGAAACGCCAGTAACAGATAATACGATAGCTCAAGATTCGTTTGACCAAGATGAGTCTGGCGCAAAGAATCATTCATAG
- a CDS encoding YabP/YqfC family sporulation protein, with protein MLDKLTKTVGEVLDFPPDVAGKGPRITITGRQEVFVENYLEIVEFTAEEILLNTTEGVLTITGKELVLKTVLSSELRIEGQFISLYYGGGDSK; from the coding sequence ATGTTGGATAAACTCACTAAAACTGTAGGGGAAGTGTTGGATTTCCCACCGGACGTTGCAGGAAAAGGGCCGCGCATTACAATCACTGGCCGCCAAGAAGTTTTTGTGGAGAACTATTTAGAAATCGTCGAGTTTACTGCAGAAGAGATTCTTTTAAATACAACAGAAGGTGTTTTAACCATTACTGGAAAAGAACTCGTGTTGAAGACGGTATTATCTAGTGAGTTGAGGATTGAAGGACAATTTATTTCCTTGTATTATGGGGGAGGGGACTCCAAATGA
- a CDS encoding NADH-quinone oxidoreductase subunit C encodes MEKLLNLQVYFEERVKENPEGYAVATWTKNEGLVLLDSQCLPEVIQHIWVEATTRPMLLTHVGNDERELGHDFALYLLFHFPGDFTLTLVARGIKDSYPSLTILCPALNWAERELKDLMGLTPEGHPDTRSLVLHPGWPADFHPLRKSKPRTTGEREAEAFVSQPLSFTAAIGEGTFEIPVGPIHAGIIEPGHFRFQTVGETILHLDAQLFYTHKGVERLLEGKSIEEGLKIVERVCGVCTVSHALAYCQAVEKLGGLQVSREVLGWRTVLAELERLYNHVGDIGNLCAGVGFALGNSNGLQHKEQLQRLNQELFGHRFLRGTVTVGKAKRPAQERIAHLLARLAELEKDFEEWIPLILEHDGFRQRAITTGVLHKQSALDLGVTGPAVRASGVAQDWRSCHGYLLYPELNVEPQVELEGDVWARLMVRVRETRQSYALLNQLLNDQTVVTNAHQATPVKNLEEVRPYEFAWGCAESPRGTDVIWLMLDREGKIYRCRIRSASYANWPAVPLAVLGNIVPDFPLINKSFELCYSCCDR; translated from the coding sequence ATGGAGAAATTATTAAACTTACAAGTGTATTTTGAGGAACGGGTGAAGGAAAACCCTGAAGGCTATGCGGTGGCCACCTGGACAAAAAACGAGGGACTGGTTTTATTGGATTCTCAGTGCCTGCCCGAGGTCATTCAGCATATCTGGGTAGAAGCAACGACCCGTCCCATGCTTCTGACTCATGTAGGAAATGATGAACGTGAGTTAGGGCATGACTTTGCGCTCTACCTGCTCTTCCATTTTCCGGGGGATTTCACCCTCACCTTGGTAGCTCGCGGCATTAAAGACAGTTACCCTTCTTTAACGATTCTTTGCCCGGCCTTAAATTGGGCAGAGCGAGAGCTCAAGGACCTTATGGGCCTAACCCCTGAGGGGCATCCTGATACGCGCTCCTTGGTCTTGCATCCGGGTTGGCCCGCGGATTTTCATCCGTTGCGAAAATCTAAGCCAAGGACTACGGGAGAGAGAGAAGCCGAAGCATTTGTTTCCCAGCCTCTTTCTTTCACGGCAGCCATAGGCGAAGGGACTTTTGAAATACCGGTGGGTCCTATTCACGCAGGTATTATTGAACCGGGTCATTTTCGTTTTCAAACCGTCGGGGAGACGATTCTTCACCTTGATGCTCAGCTTTTCTATACCCACAAAGGGGTGGAAAGACTTCTGGAAGGAAAGAGTATCGAAGAAGGCTTAAAGATTGTGGAGCGGGTCTGTGGGGTGTGCACGGTCAGTCATGCCTTAGCTTATTGTCAGGCTGTGGAAAAGCTAGGTGGTCTACAGGTTTCTCGCGAAGTCTTGGGCTGGCGTACGGTACTGGCAGAGCTAGAAAGGCTTTATAACCATGTGGGAGATATCGGCAACCTTTGCGCCGGCGTGGGCTTCGCCCTCGGTAATAGCAATGGTTTACAGCATAAGGAACAGCTCCAACGTCTGAATCAGGAACTTTTCGGACACCGTTTTCTGCGTGGAACGGTGACGGTCGGAAAAGCCAAGCGTCCCGCGCAGGAAAGAATAGCTCATTTGCTGGCAAGGCTGGCTGAGCTTGAAAAGGATTTTGAAGAGTGGATTCCTCTGATTCTGGAGCACGATGGATTCCGTCAGCGGGCTATAACCACAGGGGTCCTTCATAAGCAAAGTGCCTTAGATCTGGGGGTCACAGGTCCCGCAGTTCGTGCTTCCGGAGTAGCGCAGGACTGGCGTTCCTGTCATGGCTATCTTCTCTATCCTGAGCTTAATGTAGAGCCCCAAGTGGAGCTGGAGGGAGACGTGTGGGCCCGCCTTATGGTTCGAGTTCGCGAAACGAGGCAGAGTTATGCCCTCCTTAATCAACTGCTCAATGATCAGACAGTAGTAACGAACGCTCATCAAGCCACTCCCGTAAAAAATCTAGAGGAAGTTCGACCTTATGAGTTTGCTTGGGGATGTGCTGAATCACCGCGTGGAACGGATGTCATATGGCTGATGTTAGACCGTGAAGGCAAGATTTATCGTTGTCGAATTCGCTCGGCTTCCTATGCGAATTGGCCCGCTGTGCCCTTAGCGGTACTTGGGAATATTGTTCCAGATTTTCCGCTGATTAATAAGAGTTTTGAACTGTGTTACAGCTGCTGTGATCGTTAA
- a CDS encoding hydrogenase produces the protein MEGTMENLQQLVLFILLATGLYIVGCSKLKKALQAWTWQAVFLSLLILLEGIKEKELEMMAIALLTLVVKGGVIPWVLRRTARLSHTQWVGEVFLRRNSSLVVAAALTILAYAITQPLLSLVEPSLRNGLAIAFALLFYGLLLMVIRKVALIQVVGILIIDNGIFLAGFLLTNGMPLLVEVGVIFDILIGVLILGVLAQRMIQKFDSLNVEHLNSLKG, from the coding sequence ATGGAAGGAACCATGGAAAATCTCCAACAACTAGTACTCTTTATTCTCTTGGCTACAGGTTTGTATATTGTTGGCTGCTCAAAATTGAAGAAGGCCTTGCAGGCTTGGACTTGGCAAGCTGTATTCCTTTCTCTGCTCATCTTACTGGAGGGAATTAAAGAAAAAGAGTTGGAGATGATGGCAATTGCCCTCCTCACCTTAGTGGTCAAGGGTGGAGTGATTCCTTGGGTTCTCCGGCGGACGGCGAGATTATCTCATACCCAATGGGTAGGGGAAGTGTTTCTGCGACGCAACTCTTCTTTGGTAGTGGCTGCGGCTCTGACAATTCTTGCTTATGCTATCACCCAACCTCTCTTATCCTTAGTGGAGCCTTCTCTACGTAACGGCTTAGCGATCGCGTTCGCTTTACTCTTTTACGGGTTATTGCTCATGGTAATTCGCAAAGTAGCTTTAATTCAAGTGGTGGGAATTTTAATTATTGATAATGGCATTTTCTTGGCGGGTTTCCTACTAACGAATGGTATGCCTCTTCTAGTCGAAGTTGGGGTCATCTTTGATATATTGATCGGGGTGTTAATCTTAGGGGTTCTCGCTCAGCGAATGATTCAGAAGTTTGACTCATTGAATGTAGAGCATCTCAATTCTTTGAAAGGTTAG